A stretch of Thermus oshimai DSM 12092 DNA encodes these proteins:
- a CDS encoding alpha/beta fold hydrolase, which translates to MRRFLALLLGLGLGLAQVYRALPGAETGWGPLDRSYALVYEAEAPKAVLLFVPGLLGGSTNFALLAERLRALAPWAEVWAWERRANGLEDRRGFRREDPLAYYETLAEPDLSPLRAFGLRVHLEDLDRAVEEAGRRGPVVLLGHSLGAALAALYALQHGEKLKGLVLLDGTLNPPTLTREALERGTRTPFGALPGLSDLLAGRADPVFRLPFLGPKALALAEAEAFLAAQRPEEAVPLGPHRATREARALLRVDDDYSLFPLFAVSAGRAWAREGFSLLGLLQGRLVRTVRGPRGGAVRWQDTGEATDPRAFLRAFAREETGFSEWYFPLRLLLELGGYPHVLPGLGPRPLPYPILGLGAGRGLLPREEGFRLDELFPRTPVRAEILPGLTHLDLLTEREGRTARAILAYLKELGLP; encoded by the coding sequence ATGCGGAGGTTTCTCGCCCTCCTTCTGGGCCTGGGGTTGGGCCTGGCCCAGGTCTACCGGGCCCTCCCCGGGGCGGAGACCGGCTGGGGCCCTCTAGACCGAAGCTACGCCCTGGTGTACGAGGCGGAGGCCCCCAAGGCGGTGCTCCTCTTCGTGCCGGGCCTCCTCGGGGGGAGCACCAACTTCGCCCTCCTGGCGGAAAGGCTCCGGGCCCTTGCCCCCTGGGCGGAGGTCTGGGCCTGGGAACGGCGGGCCAACGGCCTCGAGGACCGCCGGGGCTTCCGCCGGGAAGACCCCCTGGCCTACTACGAAACCCTGGCGGAGCCCGACCTCAGCCCCTTGCGGGCCTTTGGCCTCCGGGTGCACCTAGAGGACCTGGACCGGGCGGTGGAGGAGGCAGGGAGGCGGGGGCCGGTGGTCCTTTTGGGCCACTCCCTGGGGGCGGCCCTGGCCGCCCTGTACGCCCTCCAGCACGGGGAAAAGCTAAAGGGCCTCGTCCTTCTGGACGGCACCCTAAACCCCCCAACCCTCACCAGGGAGGCCCTGGAACGGGGGACGAGGACCCCCTTCGGTGCCCTGCCCGGGCTTTCCGACCTCCTCGCGGGCAGGGCCGACCCCGTTTTCCGGCTGCCCTTCCTGGGGCCAAAGGCCCTGGCCCTGGCGGAGGCGGAGGCCTTTTTGGCCGCCCAAAGGCCGGAGGAAGCGGTGCCCCTCGGCCCCCACCGGGCCACCCGGGAGGCCCGGGCCCTCCTTCGGGTGGACGACGACTATAGCCTCTTCCCCCTTTTCGCGGTGAGCGCGGGCCGGGCCTGGGCCCGGGAAGGGTTTAGCCTCCTCGGGCTCCTCCAGGGGCGGCTGGTGCGCACCGTGCGGGGGCCCAGGGGCGGGGCGGTCCGCTGGCAGGACACCGGGGAGGCCACCGACCCCCGGGCCTTCCTGCGGGCCTTTGCCCGGGAAGAGACCGGCTTTTCCGAGTGGTACTTCCCCTTGCGCCTCCTCCTGGAGCTGGGGGGCTACCCCCACGTGCTGCCGGGGCTTGGGCCCCGGCCCCTCCCCTACCCCATCCTGGGCCTGGGGGCGGGCCGGGGGCTTTTGCCCCGGGAAGAGGGGTTCCGCCTGGACGAGCTCTTCCCCAGGACCCCCGTCCGGGCCGAGATCCTCCCCGGCCTCACCCACCTGGACCTCCTCACGGAGCGGGAGGGCCGGACCGCCAGGGCCATCCTGGCCTACCTGAAGGAGCTGGGCCTGCCCTAA
- a CDS encoding crossover junction endodeoxyribonuclease RuvC, giving the protein MVVLGVDPGITHLGLGVIRVEGGRGALKAFLLHGEVVETSSKEGAANRVGRIYERVRAALEAHAPEALAVEEQYFYRQNELAYKVGWALGAVLVAAHQRGVPVFAYGPMQVKQALVGHGHAPKEAVALAVRGALGLKEAPKPSHLADALAIALTHAFYARLSAAKPL; this is encoded by the coding sequence ATGGTGGTCCTAGGGGTGGACCCCGGCATCACCCACCTGGGCCTAGGGGTGATCCGGGTGGAGGGGGGGCGGGGGGCCCTCAAGGCCTTCCTCCTCCACGGGGAGGTGGTGGAGACCTCCAGCAAGGAAGGGGCCGCAAACCGGGTGGGCCGGATCTACGAAAGGGTGCGGGCGGCCCTCGAGGCCCACGCCCCCGAGGCCCTGGCGGTGGAGGAGCAGTACTTCTACCGGCAGAACGAGCTGGCCTACAAGGTGGGCTGGGCCCTGGGGGCGGTGCTGGTGGCGGCCCACCAGAGGGGGGTGCCGGTCTTCGCCTACGGCCCCATGCAGGTGAAGCAGGCCCTGGTGGGGCACGGCCACGCCCCCAAGGAGGCCGTGGCCTTGGCGGTGCGGGGGGCGCTGGGCCTTAAGGAGGCCCCCAAGCCGAGCCACCTGGCGGACGCCCTGGCCATCGCCCTGACCCACGCCTTTTACGCCCGGCTCTCCGCGGCCAAGCCCCTGTAG
- a CDS encoding response regulator, with amino-acid sequence MIRVVLVEDHALVRTGLKHLLEARGVRVVGEAGSGLEALGLLEGLEADVAILDVALPDMNGIELAQRLRARFPHLRLLALSMHEDLEYVRGFLQAGGQGYVSKGAVDHELLDALLTVARGGRYLNPALAMRLAVELVQKEGEEAPLSPREEEVLRLLAQGLSHKEVAERLGISEKTVATYRERGMEKLGLKSRGELLRYAARKGWLG; translated from the coding sequence GTGATCCGGGTGGTGCTGGTGGAGGACCACGCCCTGGTGCGCACGGGGCTTAAGCACCTCCTGGAGGCCCGGGGGGTGAGGGTGGTGGGGGAGGCGGGGAGCGGCCTCGAGGCCCTGGGCCTTCTGGAGGGCCTGGAGGCCGACGTGGCCATCCTGGACGTTGCCCTGCCGGACATGAACGGGATAGAGCTGGCCCAGCGCCTAAGGGCCCGTTTCCCCCACCTCAGGCTTCTCGCCCTTTCCATGCACGAGGACCTGGAGTACGTGCGGGGCTTCCTCCAGGCGGGGGGGCAGGGGTACGTGAGCAAGGGGGCGGTGGACCACGAGCTTCTGGATGCCCTCCTCACCGTGGCCCGGGGGGGGCGCTACCTCAACCCCGCCCTGGCCATGCGCCTGGCGGTGGAGCTGGTCCAGAAGGAGGGGGAGGAGGCCCCCCTCTCCCCCCGGGAGGAGGAGGTCCTCCGCCTTTTGGCCCAGGGCCTTTCCCACAAGGAGGTGGCCGAACGCCTGGGGATTTCCGAAAAGACCGTGGCCACCTACCGGGAGCGGGGCATGGAGAAGCTGGGCCTGAAAAGCCGGGGCGAGCTCCTCCGCTACGCCGCCCGCAAGGGCTGGCTCGGCTAA
- a CDS encoding HAMP domain-containing sensor histidine kinase — MRWGLVHQLFATLLLSALVTGGVLILGGATFLWAEGEKALWQRARGAAQDLAALLADDLLLGDRFSAWERLRAAQARDPDLAYAYVLDPEGWVLVHTLEGGVPEALRALGGERTLSLEGQTVYQTEAEIFGGQIGRLRLGFYQAPLWAEVGQVARTGLFGLLWAVGLGGGLGYFLLLRHLEPLRAMTERVARVGQGEAPVFPEPKNELGLLGRALNEMGQAVAQQRRQLLLLNRLLAEAHALRLEELAERVLSLLTRELGFLCGDLWVEGRVVHCRACQRLCPLGAVGPLAEEALRRGQVVVAPGGVAVPVPPRGALVLHGAPQVEEAWLREFLGALSLPLASALENARLYGLLEEKERQRARLMSAWLAAQEEERGRLARELHDEIGQALTGLLLGLESLPGSEPLKELVRRTLAEVRRLAWDLRPSVLDHLGLKAALERYVREFSERTGIRVDLSFHLLHPLPREWETVIYRVVQEALTNVARHAESPWAAVGVLEAEGEVRVFVEDGGRGFVPEAVEAGRQGLLGMRERVELVGGRFLLESAPGRGTWIQIRLPLEVKA, encoded by the coding sequence GTGAGGTGGGGGCTCGTCCACCAGCTCTTCGCCACCCTGCTCCTCTCGGCCCTGGTCACAGGGGGGGTGCTCATCCTGGGCGGGGCCACCTTCCTTTGGGCGGAGGGGGAGAAGGCCCTTTGGCAGCGGGCTCGAGGCGCGGCCCAAGACCTGGCCGCCCTCCTTGCGGACGACCTCCTCCTGGGGGACCGCTTTTCCGCCTGGGAGCGGCTCCGCGCCGCCCAGGCCCGCGATCCAGACCTGGCCTACGCCTACGTGCTGGACCCGGAGGGCTGGGTCCTGGTGCACACCCTGGAGGGGGGGGTGCCCGAGGCCCTTCGGGCCCTGGGGGGGGAGAGGACGCTGAGCCTAGAGGGCCAGACCGTCTACCAGACCGAGGCGGAGATCTTTGGGGGGCAGATCGGTCGGCTCCGCCTGGGGTTCTACCAGGCCCCTCTCTGGGCGGAGGTGGGCCAGGTGGCGCGCACAGGGCTTTTCGGTCTTCTCTGGGCCGTGGGCCTGGGGGGCGGGCTCGGGTACTTCCTCCTTCTCAGGCACCTGGAGCCTCTGAGGGCCATGACCGAACGGGTGGCCCGGGTGGGCCAGGGGGAGGCCCCGGTCTTCCCCGAGCCCAAGAACGAGCTTGGGCTTTTGGGCCGGGCCCTGAACGAGATGGGCCAGGCGGTGGCCCAGCAAAGGCGCCAGCTCCTCCTCCTAAACCGCCTCCTGGCCGAGGCCCACGCCCTAAGGCTGGAGGAGCTGGCCGAGCGGGTCCTTTCCCTCCTCACGCGGGAGCTGGGCTTTTTGTGCGGGGACCTCTGGGTGGAGGGCCGGGTGGTCCACTGCCGGGCCTGCCAGCGCCTCTGCCCCCTGGGGGCGGTGGGCCCCCTGGCCGAGGAGGCCCTCCGCCGGGGCCAGGTGGTGGTGGCCCCCGGGGGGGTGGCGGTGCCGGTGCCGCCCAGGGGGGCCCTGGTCCTCCACGGCGCCCCCCAGGTGGAGGAGGCCTGGCTGAGGGAGTTTCTGGGGGCCCTTTCCCTGCCCCTGGCCTCGGCTCTGGAAAACGCCCGGCTCTACGGCCTCCTGGAGGAAAAGGAGCGCCAGCGGGCCCGGCTCATGAGCGCCTGGCTGGCCGCCCAGGAGGAGGAGCGGGGGCGGCTGGCCCGGGAGCTCCACGACGAGATCGGCCAGGCCCTCACCGGCCTCCTTCTGGGGTTGGAAAGCCTTCCCGGGTCCGAGCCCCTAAAGGAGCTGGTCCGGCGCACCCTGGCCGAGGTGCGCCGCCTGGCCTGGGACCTAAGGCCAAGCGTCCTGGACCACCTGGGCCTCAAGGCGGCCCTGGAGCGCTACGTGCGGGAGTTTTCCGAGCGCACGGGGATCCGGGTGGACCTTTCCTTCCACCTCCTCCACCCCCTGCCCCGGGAGTGGGAGACCGTCATCTACCGGGTGGTCCAGGAGGCCCTGACCAACGTGGCCCGGCACGCGGAGAGCCCCTGGGCGGCGGTGGGGGTTTTGGAGGCGGAGGGGGAGGTGCGGGTCTTCGTGGAGGATGGGGGCCGGGGCTTCGTGCCCGAGGCGGTGGAGGCGGGCCGGCAGGGGCTTTTGGGCATGCGGGAGCGGGTGGAGCTGGTGGGGGGCCGGTTCCTGCTGGAAAGCGCCCCCGGCCGGGGCACCTGGATCCAGATCCGCCTGCCCCTGGAGGTGAAGGCGTGA
- the ftsA gene encoding cell division protein FtsA, with translation MIIAGLDVGTSKVTTVIGELAPDGVLDIIGESTVPSQGLKRGVVVNLERTTEAIRQSLFQAERVAGIKVERVVVGVGGPHLKGVTSHGLAAIRRGHTIAEADVERAIEQAKAYPLDGEMELLHALPLEYRVDGQEGIRDPVGMAGVRLEVDVHLVAAGRGPLANLRRAVEGAGLEVEAFVVQALASGLGVLLPEEENMTVLLLDIGGGTTDVAVFKNGRLAHTAVLPLGGEHVTNDIAQLLKIPFEEAERVKRKYGAALPELADPELVLEINQEGGTLGEVPAPELARIIRPRLREILHLARQSVDEALGPLEIRVNRVVLTGGSTLMRGVDLLARQQYNLPVRIGKPQGVSGLTDVVASPAHAAAVGLVRYGATLPVRTPERRVTKRSEEGPKGQGFLAKIKDFLSNLF, from the coding sequence ATGATCATCGCCGGATTGGACGTAGGGACCAGCAAAGTGACCACCGTCATCGGGGAACTCGCCCCCGATGGGGTTTTGGACATCATCGGCGAGAGCACCGTCCCCTCCCAGGGGCTCAAGCGGGGGGTGGTGGTCAACCTGGAACGGACCACCGAGGCCATCCGGCAAAGCCTTTTCCAGGCGGAAAGGGTGGCGGGCATCAAGGTGGAGCGGGTGGTGGTGGGGGTGGGCGGCCCCCACCTGAAAGGGGTCACCAGCCACGGCCTGGCGGCCATCCGCCGGGGGCACACCATCGCCGAAGCGGACGTGGAGCGGGCCATTGAGCAGGCCAAGGCCTACCCCCTGGACGGGGAGATGGAGCTCCTCCACGCCCTGCCCCTGGAGTACCGGGTGGACGGGCAGGAGGGGATCCGCGACCCCGTGGGCATGGCGGGGGTGCGCCTCGAGGTGGACGTGCACCTGGTGGCCGCAGGGCGCGGCCCCCTGGCCAACCTGCGCCGGGCGGTGGAGGGGGCAGGGCTGGAGGTGGAGGCCTTCGTGGTCCAGGCCCTGGCCAGCGGCCTGGGGGTCCTCCTCCCCGAGGAGGAGAACATGACCGTCCTCCTCCTGGACATCGGGGGCGGCACCACGGACGTGGCGGTGTTCAAAAACGGCCGCCTGGCCCATACCGCCGTCCTGCCCCTTGGGGGGGAGCACGTGACGAACGACATCGCCCAGCTCCTCAAAATCCCCTTTGAGGAGGCCGAAAGGGTGAAGCGGAAGTACGGGGCCGCCCTCCCCGAGCTCGCCGACCCGGAGCTGGTCCTGGAGATCAACCAGGAAGGGGGCACCCTGGGAGAGGTGCCCGCTCCCGAGCTGGCCCGCATCATCCGCCCCCGCCTGCGGGAGATCCTCCACCTGGCCCGCCAGAGCGTGGACGAGGCCCTGGGACCCCTGGAGATCCGGGTGAACCGGGTGGTCCTCACCGGGGGGAGCACCCTCATGCGGGGGGTGGACCTCCTGGCCCGCCAGCAGTACAACCTGCCGGTGCGGATCGGCAAGCCCCAAGGGGTTTCCGGCCTCACGGACGTGGTGGCCTCCCCGGCCCACGCGGCCGCGGTGGGGCTGGTGCGCTACGGGGCCACCCTGCCCGTGCGCACCCCGGAAAGGAGGGTGACCAAGAGGAGCGAAGAGGGGCCGAAGGGGCAGGGATTTCTGGCTAAGATTAAAGATTTTTTAAGCAATCTATTCTAG
- a CDS encoding FtsQ-type POTRA domain-containing protein — MGGVAVRWVLLGLLLATLYVGSLALFPVEEVRVEGLRHLREEEVLKALELAPGDPWLWVLPGRVEALGQNPWVAEARLEKPRVGAVRVVVRERKPFLPLEDGQALSEDGVLLPGGAPHAHGPRVVGRGPLPKEALLALARAYPEARRLRYTPAGFWVELPEAVLFAPSAELLLKYAQAPRPKGQVFLYSWGVSQRP, encoded by the coding sequence ATGGGAGGTGTGGCCGTGAGGTGGGTCCTTCTGGGCCTTCTCCTCGCCACCTTGTACGTGGGGAGCCTGGCCCTTTTCCCCGTGGAGGAGGTGCGGGTGGAGGGGCTAAGGCACCTTAGGGAGGAAGAGGTGCTTAAAGCCCTCGAGCTCGCCCCCGGGGACCCTTGGCTTTGGGTCCTGCCCGGGCGGGTGGAGGCCCTTGGACAAAACCCCTGGGTGGCCGAGGCCCGTCTGGAAAAGCCCCGGGTGGGGGCGGTGCGGGTGGTGGTGCGGGAGCGGAAGCCCTTCCTTCCCCTGGAGGACGGCCAGGCCCTCTCCGAGGACGGGGTCCTCCTCCCCGGAGGGGCCCCCCACGCCCACGGGCCCCGGGTGGTGGGCCGGGGGCCCCTTCCCAAGGAGGCCCTCCTGGCCCTGGCCCGGGCCTACCCCGAGGCCCGCCGCCTCCGCTACACCCCCGCGGGGTTCTGGGTGGAGCTTCCCGAGGCTGTCCTTTTTGCCCCAAGCGCAGAACTTCTGCTAAAGTATGCCCAAGCGCCCAGGCCTAAGGGCCAGGTTTTCCTGTATTCTTGGGGGGTGAGCCAGCGCCCATGA
- the ftsZ gene encoding cell division protein FtsZ: MEGARIKVIGLGGAGNNAVNRMIEAGLSGVEFIAANTDAQVLAKSLADVRIQLGERLTRGLGAGANPEVGEKAALETEDLIAEALEGADLVFITAGMGGGTGTGSAPVVAEIAKRQGALAVAVVTRPFSFEGPKRMRAAEEGIKRLRERVDAMVVVQNDRLLSAVDKKMTLKDAFLIADRVLYHGVKGITDVINLPGLINVDFADVKALLEGAGQVLMGIGAGRGEARVEEAARSATQSPLLERSIEGARRLLLNVVGSEDLSLMEAAEVVERIREATGHEEVDILYGVTYDERAQDELRVILIAAGFGESTVVPRPARPIDLGMGHVDPYNYEIPAFLRYGDGDYPPKRGN; this comes from the coding sequence ATGGAAGGAGCACGGATCAAGGTCATCGGCCTGGGGGGTGCGGGGAACAACGCGGTGAACCGCATGATCGAGGCGGGGCTTTCGGGGGTGGAGTTCATCGCCGCCAACACCGACGCCCAGGTCCTGGCGAAGAGCCTGGCGGACGTGCGCATCCAGCTGGGGGAGCGGCTCACCCGGGGCCTGGGGGCGGGGGCCAACCCGGAGGTGGGGGAGAAGGCGGCGTTGGAAACGGAAGACCTCATCGCCGAGGCCCTGGAGGGGGCGGACCTGGTCTTCATCACCGCGGGGATGGGGGGCGGCACGGGCACGGGAAGCGCCCCCGTGGTGGCGGAGATCGCCAAGCGGCAGGGGGCCCTGGCGGTGGCCGTGGTCACCCGCCCCTTTAGCTTTGAAGGTCCGAAGCGCATGCGGGCCGCGGAGGAGGGCATCAAGCGCCTGAGGGAGCGGGTGGACGCCATGGTGGTGGTCCAGAACGACCGCCTCCTCTCCGCGGTGGACAAGAAGATGACCCTGAAAGACGCCTTCCTCATCGCCGACCGGGTCCTCTACCACGGGGTGAAGGGGATCACGGACGTCATCAACCTCCCCGGCCTCATCAACGTGGACTTCGCCGACGTGAAGGCCCTCCTGGAGGGGGCGGGCCAGGTCCTCATGGGCATTGGGGCGGGCCGGGGGGAGGCGCGGGTGGAGGAGGCCGCCCGCTCCGCCACCCAAAGCCCCCTCCTGGAGCGCTCCATAGAGGGGGCAAGGCGGCTTCTCCTCAACGTGGTGGGCTCGGAGGACCTCTCCCTCATGGAGGCCGCGGAGGTGGTGGAGAGGATCCGCGAGGCCACCGGCCACGAGGAGGTGGACATCCTCTACGGGGTCACCTACGACGAACGGGCCCAGGACGAGCTCCGGGTGATCCTCATCGCCGCGGGGTTCGGGGAGAGCACCGTGGTGCCCCGGCCCGCCCGCCCCATTGACCTCGGCATGGGCCACGTGGACCCCTACAACTACGAGATCCCCGCCTTCCTGCGCTACGGGGACGGGGACTACCCTCCAAAGCGCGGGAACTAG
- a CDS encoding PhnD/SsuA/transferrin family substrate-binding protein: protein MRGLGVLALLLAACARPPEVALAPPYAPEAPTGTVRVVVAGMRSPKEAKPYRALFQGLGEWLGVRVEVFGRRTYGEVLEALRQGRAHLGFLCTLAAGLGAEEGVLEVLLAGETFVPYQSLVVVRASSPYRTLADLKGLPFAFTDPLSNTGHAWPKLAARGLGEGFFAQAFFAYHHDRALLAVLQGLAEGAAVDRVVYETLGLSGLRVVWRGPTDPPPPIVARKGLDPGLKDRLLKGLLAYAGTPEGQRVLRTLGLKGFRPAEAWDYVRVYRRAEEVLP from the coding sequence ATGCGGGGGCTTGGGGTCTTGGCGCTTCTTCTTGCGGCCTGCGCCCGCCCGCCGGAGGTGGCGCTGGCCCCGCCCTACGCCCCCGAGGCCCCCACGGGGACGGTCCGGGTGGTGGTGGCGGGGATGCGCTCCCCCAAGGAGGCCAAACCCTACCGGGCCCTCTTCCAGGGCCTGGGGGAGTGGCTCGGGGTGCGGGTGGAGGTCTTCGGCCGCCGCACTTATGGGGAGGTCCTCGAGGCCCTGCGCCAAGGCCGGGCCCATCTGGGCTTCCTCTGCACCCTGGCCGCGGGGCTCGGGGCGGAGGAGGGGGTTTTGGAGGTGCTCCTGGCCGGGGAGACGTTCGTGCCCTACCAGAGCCTGGTGGTGGTGCGGGCCTCCTCCCCTTACCGCACCCTGGCGGATCTGAAGGGCCTCCCCTTTGCCTTCACCGACCCCCTTTCCAACACCGGCCACGCCTGGCCTAAGCTGGCCGCCCGGGGTCTCGGGGAGGGGTTCTTCGCCCAGGCCTTCTTCGCTTACCACCACGACCGGGCCCTCTTGGCCGTGCTCCAAGGCCTGGCGGAGGGGGCGGCGGTGGACCGGGTGGTGTATGAAACCCTGGGCCTCTCTGGGCTGCGGGTGGTTTGGCGGGGGCCCACCGACCCCCCGCCCCCCATCGTGGCCCGCAAGGGGCTGGACCCTGGCCTTAAAGACCGCCTCTTAAAGGGTCTTCTCGCCTACGCCGGCACCCCGGAGGGGCAGCGGGTTTTGCGGACGCTGGGCCTTAAGGGGTTCCGGCCCGCAGAGGCTTGGGACTACGTGCGGGTGTACCGCCGGGCGGAGGAGGTGTTGCCGTGA